The sequence GCCTTCTCTCACGGGCCATTATTAGTCGTTAACTCTCTTTCAGGAGTGCTGAGAGGTTTAAGGCAGCGTGACCTTTCAGAGGAGCTGATGCAGCACTGCCAAGACCCCGGCTCTCCTAAAGCCTCGGTCAGTTTGTGGAAAATGGATCCACCTCGACACGAAATGCCAGAATAATCCGCAGTGACAGGCACCAATTTCACAAAGACTGTGGCCCTCTCAGCACCCCCCGTACCCTATGTATACATATACAGAACTTTGACTGTTTgtacattaatacacacacacacatacaccagcTCCCCCCACACACctgttcacacactcatctcccCATCCATTCACACTGAACCATAAAAAACACCACCTTAAATGAATCTAGATCCACACCCCTAAGGATATCACGTGATAAACATCACTGCACTCGCCCAAACATTACAGGAAAATtaaccacaccacactcctcacagacagtcacctggaggaaacccacacggacacagggagaacacaccacactcctcacagacagtcacccggaggaaacccacgcagacacagggagaacacaccacactcctcacagacagtcacccagaggaaacccacgcagacacagggagaacacaccacactcctcacagacagtcacccggaggaaacccacgcagacacagggagaacacaccacactcctcacagacagtcacccggaggaaacccacgcagacacagggagaacacaccacactcctcacagacagtcacccggaggaaacccacgcagacacagggagaacacaccacactcctcacagacagtcacccggaggaaacccacgcagacacagggagaacacaccacactcctcacagacagtcacccggaggaaacccacgcagacacagagagaacacaccacactcctcacagacagtcacccggaggaaacccacgcagacacagagagaacacaccacactcctcacagacagtcacccggagcgagactcgaacccacaacctgcaggaccctggagctgcgcGACTCTGCCACCGCTTCTGTATTGTTTCCAAAGTTAATTTGCATGTGGCCCGATTAGATCAGCATTTAAAAGAAGATCAAGTTAAATACAAGAAGCTTTTATCACACCCTCTGCCTGCGTTGTGTCCCACATTGTTCTTCCTATTTTCCAGTGAACTGTGCTGTCCTGGTCACCCTAGTGATTTTTCTAACACTCAGATCTTGCCAAGCCTTGAATCTGGAAGCTCCGGGCTTTAGGACGCCCCTTTTTTATCAGCACAGTCAGCACAGAAAACCTTGGCTCAAATTCACGCTCACATAGCTCTGCACTGCTGGGCTTATGGAATACCAGCACAAACAATAGGAGAACTTCTGAGAATTCGAGTTAACTAAGAGTCCGTTTTAGCCTTGTGCGTTCTTAGAAAGACACCGCCACCCTGAAGGCCAGGCGTCCGTCCACGAGCAGGTGCAGGACGAGATGTGACTTGCTGAAGCCACTGTATGTGTCTGAAACAAGCACTTAATTTCATAAGGCTTTAGATAATCGTGCGTACAGTGCGTTAGTCTGTCTGCTCCTACTGCAGAGCTTGTGAGACACTCCACCAACGAATGTGGTACATGAAGTTCCCACCAAAATACTCTGTGTCTCAAAGTACAGTCAGGACAAAAACACAGGTCTGTTAGTGCTACCTACACCTTCTAATAAACGTTGTATAATATCCGTAGATGTTTGATTTAAAGTACGGGATGCACTGGCTTGGGGAGCAGTGGAACTACTTTCCCCGGCCAAAGCATGTGTCAATGTTTTTGGACACAGAGCACGAGCTAACGTGCATTCGCATAGTCCATAAACCACACGTATAGACCTGTACATCGTATTAATACCCAAAGCACAGCTAGAACGAGTCCTGAAGTCTTAGTGCATTACGCCCAGCACTCACTGCAGTTCCCCCGGGAAATACCTCACCCTTTCTTACATCAACCCACCGCATTCACAATTTGCAAAAGTCCCGTCTTTGTTTCAGTCTCACACCATTAACAGCTTGATGTGGGCGCGTTCCCTCTTAAGCTTCATGTGTCCTTCAGAACATGTGTTAACACCGGCGAGGGCCCTCAGCCGTAAGAGTGCATGCTCCACAAGCCCTTTACTCTCTGAACTGTCGGAGGGAAGGCTTTGAAGGGCGGTTAAGGCTGAGGAGCCCTAAGGATAGACTTCATAGATTGAAGTGGTGATATATGGAGGAGCGAGCTCGACTCACACCCATAGGACCACTCAGAGCTGTAGAAGGCAGTTCTATGTGTTATAAAGAGAGCATGAAGAGAGACACACTGAAGGATGTTCGTGTGATGATTCTGGGTGGAAATTCAGGTTCTCCTGGAAGCTGTGTGTGATCAACCACTGTGGTTATTAACATGTGTCAGCTCAGTGAGTGACTACACCTTCATACCTGTCACAGCAGGAGATGGATCACTTCAGGAACCCTTTTGCCATGGTGGACAACATGATGTTGGGGGTGAGGAACCGAATGGAAAACATGCACCGGTCTTTTGTGAGTCTCTGTCCCTTCTAAACCCTTTACAGTTTCAAATGCTGGTGCTGCGCTTTGAGTCCTCGGTGTCATCAGTAGGTACAGGAGAGTCTGGATTAGATACAAAACGCTTGGCTTCTTTACTTTGGTTTCAGGAGCACATGTCCACAGACTCCAACACCCATGCCTTCAGCTCCTCCTCAGTTATGACCTACTCTAAAGTGGGAGATGAGGCGCCAAAAGTGTTCCAGGCTTCCACTCAGACACGGTGTGCTCCAGGAGGGGTGAGTACCGAGGAACGGTCTGAAGGTTTAAAGCACAGTGAGCTGGTTTCAGTCACTTCTTTACAACCTCGCTCACGTTTACGAACAGCACAATAAGGTGTCGCCTTGTTTCTACAATGTATTCATGTATGTTTAGGTTTTATAATCTGTCCCaaagtatatatttattagAGTTGAGCAGCTTTTAAAGGAGTGACACCAtggagacagtgagacagtgtgtgtgtgtgtatatgtagaTCAGGGAAACCAGACGAGCTCTCAAAGACTCAGAGAGCGGCCTAGAAAAGATGTCTATCGGCCACCACATACAGGACAGAGGGCACGTCATCGAGAGGAAACACAACCGGAAAACGGGAGAGAAGGAGCTCAACCAGGATTTCCAGAACTTAGACGAGAGTGAGTTCCCCGTTTGTTCATTTTAATCTGATGTAAATAAGACTGAATGCTTTGTGTTTTGCATATTTCACTTAACACATCCCTTACGTCCTGTACCAGATATGAACACTGCTATAAATGTTCACGCTAACTAAACCTCATCTGAACACACGGCAGCTTAAACGTTAGAATTATAATCAGAAGAGAAGACGACAAACCTCCGTGCACAAACACCTAACAAACCTGGACACGACACGTTCAGGACCTTCCTGCAACAGCAAACAAAACACAGGGCCATGTTTTAGTAGTCGCCTATTTTAGTTCCTCTTTGCACAAAGCCAAAAACTACCCCTGACCCCTGACCCTCACCTCTCTGTCCTTGCAGCTGAGGCCCAGTCCTTCGATGAGGAGTGGCAGCAAGAGCTGTCCAAATTCCAGTCCCGAGCTCCGCTGTCTCGTCTGGAGGCTCCGAGGTCCAGAGCTGTGCACAGAGCGGCCATCGCCGGCCCCTGCAACACTCACAGGTCAGATTAGACATCGTGCAGTGTATAATTAGAGCTGCATCGTATACAGTGTGATATTCCCTTTGGCAGCACTAAAATGAGATGAACAAATCACCCACGCCATGTTCTGATGTGTGCTGTAAGCATCCAGATCGGATCACAAAGGGCTCCAGGACGTTCCTGTGCAAGTTCTCTTTAGGTTTATTCAGGCACATTATAGAATGTGCTTCTGTTTGTTTCATGCAGTTACACATTTCCACCAAAGGggtctccaaatccacaaatgttACAAGGTGCAGCTTTAATTGTAAATAGAATATTTTAACATTCCATATGGCAGAAAAGGAAGGAATGAAGGAACTAATGGACTTTCCTCATGTGATTTTTATCTTTCTTCTCCAGAGAAAACGAAAAAGCATCCGCAGGCAAGAAGAAAACCCACGTCTCTGAGCTCAACATCCAGGGCTCTGGTTTGCAGAAAAAGTAAAAACTGATGAAACGAGAATAAAAGTGTGGCAGGCAGCGGCTCCTGGTGATTTTCACACTTTCAGTGCTATTCGCTTCTGCGTCGTACGCTAGACTACATCCACGTCTGCTTCACTGATCCAGATCGATCCTCCACTGGTTCTGGATTTATGGAAATGTTTGAGGAGGACTCTGACAGGTTCACAGCGGCTCCTGAGATTGATAGTTAAGGCCCAAGCAGTCGCTCGATAGATTAGGTGCAGTATCAGAAGATACAGGTGCATAGATCCTTACTCATTTTCACACGGAGCAAAACTCCGAGATTTTCTGTGACGGCTTGATTGTTTTCTGTTGTGTCTTTTCCCACCTGGGTTTCtccctttttgttttcttttgctttttgaTAAACTCTAGTACATAGatgttacacatttaaaaatgcactTATTAATATTGTACATGTGATTGACTCTAAAACCTGCACCTTTCCCAAAAGAGAACAATCTGCTGTAAACATTTGTAAAGAAAATCATACGAAGGCCCTTTTTATACATCTTTGTATTCTCCTTTTCAGCTTGTATTATGTTTTTCAGAGAGCTTTTGGAAAAGAAACTATGGTGTaaggccttctctctctctctctctctctctgtatctaaaCTTGATGACACAGCATTAATGTTCTCCATAAAGTCCTTAATAAATCCTCTGTGAGTCGTGAGTCTGTTTCTGAACCTGTTACAGATCCGCTTTCCTCGACCCGATGACCACATACATCTGCTCTTATTCTCCGAGGGCTGATGCACTGAGGCTGTGATGTGCACTTTATCTgatctgtgggtgtgtgttctgTATCTGTTACACATTGTCACTCTCAGCTGTTCTGCATGTGCTCCACCTCGTGCTGCATATTTACATTCACTGTTGAGCAATGACTCTTACACATGGCTAAAAGCAGATGGCGTGCGTCACTGCACTTATGATTCAAACTTCAGaaagagggagaacacaccacactcctcacagacagtcactcagaggaaacccacacagacacagagagaacacaccacactcctcacagacagtcacccggaggaaacccacacggacacagagagaacacaccacactcctcacagacagtcacccggaggaaacccacgcagacacagagagaacacaccacactcctcacagacagtcacccagaggaaacccacgcagacacagagagaacacaccacactcctcacagacagtcacccggaggaaacccacacggacacagagagaacacaccacactcctcacagacagtcacccggaggaaacccacacggacacagagagaacacaccacactcctcacagacagtcacccggaggaaacccacacagacacagagagaacacaccaaactcctcacagacagtcacccggaggaaacagacacagagagaacacaccacactcctcacagacaactacctgctgtgaCACTGTGCCACTCCTCATATTATAAATtgctattaaattaaaatttaaatgaaaatgaaatgtattcTGGTGTCAAGATTATAGCTTTTTAAACCACTACACTAACAGTGTAAAAATGAAACTTTTAAAACACTAAAACCAAAATATCAGTCAGAAGGGGGGTTGTCAGCATTTCTTTAAGAATACTTTAAAATTTTCAAGTCCTGTCCCCGTTTGTTTTAATTCAGAATAAAATCCCAAAATGAGCCTGTCCCAAACAGGAGGGACAGAGCACAGACCCTGTGCTGGGGTGTACACTGTGTAGAGTACGGTGTTAGCGCGCCACCTGGTGGACCAAACACGTCTCTACCCTCATTCTGTGAACAAACTTACTCTGTAAATGTGACTCAGTCATAATAGTATTTTGGGATGTATACAAACAATATTACTAGATTTAATTAATAGAAAATCCTGAGATAGTTCACTGATTATTAAAATCTTTTAAAAGTATTTGAATGACTTCTTTCTACCACAACACAGCGGCAAATTTAATTAACATTAACGAGCTCAAATACAGAGTTAGTAGTTTCACAaactattattttttaaatgagccTTCGTGCttttattaatgtaaaaaagAGGCTTGAAATGAAAAAACTTGAGAATCTTGGAACCAAGCCGTGTCAATAACAGAGAGACAGT is a genomic window of Hoplias malabaricus isolate fHopMal1 chromosome X1, fHopMal1.hap1, whole genome shotgun sequence containing:
- the mlf1 gene encoding myeloid leukemia factor 1 isoform X2, which translates into the protein MFNSLFRDFEEDPFFSDPFQAHNERIRNMMRSFSDPFGHGLMPSITDGRDRGRRGEGQPSSNLDLRSDHREMDHFRNPFAMVDNMMLGVRNRMENMHRSFEHMSTDSNTHAFSSSSVMTYSKVGDEAPKVFQASTQTRCAPGGIRETRRALKDSESGLEKMSIGHHIQDRGHVIERKHNRKTGEKELNQDFQNLDETEAQSFDEEWQQELSKFQSRAPLSRLEAPRSRAVHRAAIAGPCNTHRENEKASAGKKKTHVSELNIQGSGLQKK
- the mlf1 gene encoding myeloid leukemia factor 1 isoform X1, encoding MFNSLFRDFEEDPFFSDPFQAHNERIRNMMRSFSDPFGHGLMPSITDGRDRGRRGEGQPSSNLDLRSDHRQEMDHFRNPFAMVDNMMLGVRNRMENMHRSFEHMSTDSNTHAFSSSSVMTYSKVGDEAPKVFQASTQTRCAPGGIRETRRALKDSESGLEKMSIGHHIQDRGHVIERKHNRKTGEKELNQDFQNLDETEAQSFDEEWQQELSKFQSRAPLSRLEAPRSRAVHRAAIAGPCNTHRENEKASAGKKKTHVSELNIQGSGLQKK
- the mlf1 gene encoding myeloid leukemia factor 1 isoform X3, coding for MFNSLFRDFEEDPFFSDPFQAHNERIRNMMRSFSDPFGHGLMPSITDGRDRGRRGEGQPSSNLDLRSDHRIRETRRALKDSESGLEKMSIGHHIQDRGHVIERKHNRKTGEKELNQDFQNLDETEAQSFDEEWQQELSKFQSRAPLSRLEAPRSRAVHRAAIAGPCNTHRENEKASAGKKKTHVSELNIQGSGLQKK